One genomic segment of Vulpes vulpes isolate BD-2025 chromosome 2, VulVul3, whole genome shotgun sequence includes these proteins:
- the EVPL gene encoding envoplakin isoform X2, which produces MQANADQVERDILETQKRLQQDRLHSEQSQALQHRQEVGRSLKEAEVLLKDLFLDVDKARRLKHPQAEEIEKDIKQLHERVTQECAEYRALYEKIVLPPDVGPRVDWARVLEQKQKQVCEGQYGPGMAELEQQIAEHNILQKEIEAYGQQLRNLIGPDAATIRSQYRDLLKAASWRGQSLGSLYTHLQGCTRQLSALAQQQQGILQQDWSDLLADPQGVRREYEHFKQQELLSQEQSVNQLEDDGERMVELGHPAVGPIQTHQEALKIEWQNFLNLCICQESQLQHVEAYHRFQEEADSVSQTLAKLNSSLDTQYSPAPGAPPGALTELLQQLEAEKKHLAVTEKTIRDLQRQSQQVAPLQQRRNPPQQPLHVDSICDWDSGEVQLLRGERYLLMDNTDQHTWVVQGPDGETKRAPAACFCIPAPDPDAVARAAKLASELQALKQKLATVQSELTACAEQPLQTGQQAPTGSAPEDPQAQKLLTQMTQLDGDLKQIERQVLAWARTPLSRTTPLEDLEGRIQSHKGTAQRLQGLRAEKETAQQECEALLSARPGGAAALQLPVALNSVKNKYSDVQILCNLYGEKAKAALGLERQIQDADRVIRGFESTVAQEGPIPASPGALQERVNELQRLRRELLEKQACVLGLHRELKATEHACSALQNNFQEFCQDLPRQQRQARALTDRYHAVGDQLDLREKMLQDVGLTYQQFKNCLDNLSFWLENLPRNEVRPSDGPSQLAYKLQAQKRLQQEIQGREQDRAMATRLSQDLQAALQDYELQADTYRCSLETTTQAGSAPKRPRVAPLQESIQEQEKSLTKAYTEVAAAHQQQLHQLEFARRMLEKKELSEDVQVTHDARQGSESPAQARRESEALKSQLEEERKRVAQVQQQLEEQRNQLLQLRTQRPLERLEEKEVVEFYRDPQLESSLSSVKSQVEEEGKKRAGLQADLEAAAQKVVQLESKKRAMQPHLLTKEVTQIERDPGLESQAAQLSSEILQLRGENATVSARLEALKKELLALEQKEPNVKERVVVKEVVKVEKDLEMLKAAQALRLQLEEDSARRKGAEEAVAKLRARIEELERAIGAVEPKVIVKEVKKVEQDLGLLEEASRLRNLLEEARSRNATLARELEDLRGKYSVVEKQKPKVELQERVHETFQVAPETQQEMARLRAQLQDTASKRSGVEKELEGLLPELAALRAQKPAVEYKQVTQEVVKHERSPEVLREIDRLKAQLNELVNGSGRAQEQLIRLQGERDEWRRERSKVETKTVNKEVVRHEKDPVLEKEAERLRQEVREATQRRRATEDVVSELQNRYLLLERRRPEERVVVQEVVVTQKDPKLREDHGRLSQSLDEEAGRRRQLEREVQQLRAGVQEKESLLSFQEDRTKKLAVERELRQLTLRIQELEQRPPAVQEKIIMEEVVKLEKDPDLEKSTEALRQDLEQEKSRVTELHRECKSLQVQIDVLQTTKSQEKTIYKEVIRVEKDPVLEGERSRAWEALNRERGARQGREEEVRHLRQRLDGAEALRRTRAREEAELQRSRAQADQEHRQLRQELRELERRKQQRALHLQEEAKLLSQRTDGERQKAAQRGQELSQLEAAILREKDQIHEKERTLRDLRARVSREELNQETQTRETNLSTKISILEPETGKDMSPYEAYKQGIIDRGQYLQLQELECDWEEVTTSGPCGEESVLLDRKSGKQYSIEAALHCRRISKEEYHLYKDGRLPISEFALLVAGETKPCSSLSIGSIISKSPLASPAAQGSGFFSSGSLGLSDDSFPIAGIYDTTTDNKCTIKTAMAKNMLDPITGQKLLEAQAATGGIVDLLSRERYSVHKAMERGLIENTSTQRLLNAQKAFTGIEDPVTRKRLSVGEAVQKGWMPRESVLPHLQVQHLTGGLIDPKRTGRIPVPQAVLSGMISEELAQLLQDESGYEKDLTDPISRERMSYKEAMGRCRRDPLSGLLLLPATLEGYHCYRSASPGALRSLR; this is translated from the exons ATGCAGGCCAATGCTGACCAGGTAGAGAGGGACattctggagacccagaagaGACTGCAGCAG GACCGGCTGCACAGCGAGCAGAGCCAGGCCCTGCAGCACCGGCAGGAAGTGGGGCGCAGCCTGAAGGAGGCTGAGGTGCTGCTGAAAGACCTCTTCCTGGATGTGGATAAGGCGCGGCGGCTCAAGCACCCACAGGCCGAGGAGATTGAGAAGGA CATCAAGCAGCTGCACGAGCGAGTGACCCAGGAGTGTGCCGAGTACCGCGCCCTGTATGAGAAGATAGTGCTGCCACCCGATGTGGGGCCCAGGGTCGACTGGGCGCGTGTGCTGGAGCAGAAACAG AAGCAGGTCTGCGAGGGCCAGTACGGGCCGGGCATGGCAGAGCTGGAGCAGCAGATTGCGGAGCACAACATCCTGCAGAAGGAGATTGAGGCCTACGGGCAACAGCTCCGGAACCTCATCGGGCCG GACGCAGCTACCATCAGGAGCCAATACCGGGACCTCCTG AAGGCAGCCTCGTGGCGCGGCCAGAGCCTGGGCAGCCTGTACACGCACCTGCAGGGCTGCACGCGCCAGCTGAGTGCCCTggcccagcagcagcagggcATCCTGCAGCAGGACTGGAGCGACCTCCTGGCGGACCCCCAGGGCGTGCGGCGGGAGTAcgag CACTTCAAGCAGCAGGAgctgctgagccaggagcagaGCGTGAACCAGCTGGAGGATGACGGGGAGCGCATGGTGGAGCTGGGGCACCCGGCTGTGGGGCCCATCCAG ACCCACCAGGAGGCCCTGAAGATAGAATGGCAGAACTTTCTAAACCTCTGCATCTGCCAGGAGAGCCAGCTGCAGCACGTGGAGGCCTACCACCGG TTCCAGGAAGAGGCCGACTCCGTGAGCCAAACCCTGGCGAAGCTGAACTCCAGCCTGGACACCCAGTACAGCCCAGCCCCTGGGGCGCCCCCTGGCGCCCTCACAGAGCTGCTGCAGCAGCTGGAG gcagagaagaagcatcTGGCTGTCACTGAGAAGACCATTAGGGACCTACAGCGGCAGAGCCAGCAGGTGGCCCCTCTGCAGCAGCGCAGAAACCCACCCCAGCAGCCGCTGCACGTGGACAGCATCTGCGACTGGGACTCAGGAGAA GTGCAGCTGCTGCGGGGTGAACGGTATTTGCTGATGGACAACACTGACCAGCACACCTGGGTCGTTCAGGGCCCAGATGGGGAGACCAAACGTGCCCCAGCTGCCTGCTTCTGCATCCCAGCTCCGGACCCTGATGCTGTAGCCAGGGCCGCCAA GCTGGCATCGGAGCTGCAGGCCCTGAAGCAGAAATTGGCCACAGTCCAGAGCGAGCTGACGGCTTGTGCTGAGCAGCCCTTACAGACCGGCCAGCAGG CTCCCACTGGCTCAGCCCCAGAAGACCCACAGGCCCAGAAGCTCCTGACACAGATGACTCAGCTGGATGGAGACCTGAAGCAGATAGAGAGGCAAGTGCTGGCCTGGGCCCGGACCCCGCTGAGCCGCACGACACCCCTGGAAGACCTGGAGGGCCGCATCCAGAGCCATAAG GGCACAGCCCAGCGGCTGCAGGGCctgagagcagagaaagaaacagcCCAACAGGAGTGTGAGGCGTTGCTGTCCGCCCGGCCTGGGGGCGCCGCTGCCCTGCAGCTGCCCGTGGCCCTCAACAGTGTCAAGAACAAGTACAGCGACGTGCAGATTCTTTGCAACCTCTACGGGGAGAA AGCCAAAGCTGCCCTGGGTCTGGAGCGCCAGATCCAGGACGCGGACAGGGTCATCCGAGGCTTCGAGTCCACTGTGGCGCAGGAGGGCCCCATCCCCGCCAGCCCTGGGGCACTGCAGGAGAGGGTCAACGAGCTACAG CGCCTGCGGAGGGAGCTGCTGGAAAAGCAGGCCTGTGTGCTGGGGCTGCACCGCGAGCTGAAGGCCACGGAGCATGCATGCAGCGCCCTGCAGAACAACTTCCAGGAGTTCTGCCAAGACCTGCCTCGCCAGCAGCGCCAGGCCCGGGCCCTTACCGACCGCTACCACGCTGTGGGGGACCAGCTGGACCTACG ggaGAAGATGTTGCAGGATGTTGGTCTCACCTACCAGCAGTTCAAGAATTGCTTGGACAATCTGAGCTTCTGGCTGGAAAACCTGCCCCGCAATGAAGTGCGGCCCAGCGACGGGCCCAGCCAGCTCGCCTACAAGCTGCAGGCACAGAAG AGGCTGCAGCAGGAGATCCAGGGCCGAGAGCAGGACAGGGCCATGGCAACCCGCCTCTCCCAGGACCTGCAGGCAGCTCTCCAG GACTATGAGTTGCAGGCAGACACCTACCGCTGTTCCCTAGAGACCACCACCCAGGCAGGGTCAGCCCCCAAGAGACCCCGAGTGGCTCCCCTGCAGGAGAGCATCCAGGAGCAG GAGAAGAGCCTGACAAAAGCCTATACTGAGGTTGCGGCTGCACACCAGCAGCAGCTGCACCAGCTGGAGTTTGCCAGAAGGATGCTGGAGAAG AAGGAGCTCAGTGAGGATGTCCAGGTGACCCATGATGCACGGCAGGGGTCTGAGAGCCCAGCCCAAGCAAGGAGGGAGTCAGAGGCCCTAAAGTCccagctggaggaggagaggaagcgGGTGGCCCAGGTGCAGCAACAGCTGGAGGAACAGCGGAACCAGCTGCTGCAGCTGAGAACCCAGCGCCCCTTGGAGAGGCTAGAAGAGAAGGAAGTGGTGGAGTTTTACCGGGACCCCCAGCTGGAGAGCAGCCTGTCCAGTGTGAAGTCCCAGGTAGAGGAGGAAGGCAAGAAGCGGGCCGGCCTGCAGGCGGACCTGGAGGCAGCAGCCCAGAAGGTCGTCCAGCTGGAGAGCAAGAAGAGGGCCATGCAGCCTCACCTGCTGACCAAGGAGGTAACCCAGATCGAGAGGGACCCCGGCCTGGAGAGCCAGGCAGCCCAGCTCAGCAGCGAGATCCTGCAGCTGCGGGGGGAGAATGCCACCGTCTCGGCCCGGCTTGAGGCGCTAAAGAAGGAGCTGCTGGCCCTGGAGCAGAAGGAGCCGAACGTGAAGGAGAGGGTCGTGGTGAAAGAAGTGGTCAAGGTGGAGAAGGACCTGGAAATGCTTAAGGCAGCCCAGGCCCTCCGGCTGCAGCTGGAGGAGGACTCTGCGCGGAGGAAGGGGGCCGAAGAGGCCGTGGCCAAGCTGCGGGCACGCATTGAAGAGCTAGAGCGGGCGATCGGTGCCGTGGAGCCCAAGGTGATCGTGAAGGAGGTGAAGAAGGTGGAGCAGGACCTGGGCCTCCTGGAAGAGGCGTCCAGGCTGAGGAACCTCCTGGAGGAGGCCAGGAGCAGGAACGCCACGCTGGCGCGCGAGCTGGAGGACCTGCGGGGCAAGTACAGCGTGGTGGAGAAGCAGAAGCCCAAAGTGGAGCTCCAGGAGCGCGTCCACGAGACCTTCCAGGTGGCTCCGGAGACGCAGCAGGAGATGGCGCGGCTCCGGGCCCAGCTGCAGGACACCGCCAGCAAGAGGAGCGGCGTGGAGAAGGAGCTGGAGGGGCTGCTGCCCGAGCTGGCCGCCCTCCGTGCCCAGAAGCCCGCGGTGGAGTACAAGCAGGTGACGCAGGAGGTGGTGAAGCACGAGAGGAGTCCCGAGGTGCTGCGGGAGATCGACCGCCTGAAGGCCCAGCTGAATGAGCTGGTCAACGGCAGCGGGCGGGCCCAGGAGCAGCTCATCCGGCTGCAGGGGGAGCGCGACGAGTGGAGGCGGGAGCGGTCCAAGGTGGAGACCAAGACGGTGAACAAGGAGGTGGTGCGCCACGAGAAGGACCCTGTCCTGGAGAAGGAGGCCGAGCGGCTGCGCCAGGAGGTTCGAGAAGCCACCCAGAGGAGGCGGGCCACCGAGGACGTGGTCTCCGAGCTGCAGAACCGGTACCTGCTGCTGGAGAGGAGGCGGCCCGAGGAGAGGGTGGTGGTGCAGGAGGTGGTGGTCACCCAGAAGGACCCGAAGCTCCGAGAGGACCACGGCCGGCTGAGCCAGAGCCTGGACGAGGAGGCGGGCCGGCGGCGGCAGCTGGAGCGGGAGGTGCAGCAGCTCCGGGCTGGCGTGCAGGAGAAGGAGAGCCTGCTCAGCTTCCAGGAGGACCGGACCAAGAAGCTGGCCGTGGAGAGGGAGCTGCGGCAGCTGACCCTGCGGATCCAGGAGCTGGAGCAGCGGCCTCCCGCGGTGCAAGAGAAGATCATCATGGAGGAGGTGGTCAAGCTGGAGAAAGACCCGGATCTGGAGAAGTCCACAGAAGCCCTGCGGCAGGACCTGGAGCAGGAGAAGTCCCGGGTGACAGAGCTGCATCGGGAGTGCAAGAGCCTGCAGGTGCAGATCGACGTCCTCCAGACCACGAAATCGCAGGAGAAAACCATCTACAAGGAAGTGATCCGGGTAGAGAAGGACCCGGTGCTGGAGGGCGAGCGGTCCCGGGCGTGGGAGGCGCTCAACCGGGAGCGCGGGGCCCGGCAGGGCCGGGAGGAGGAGGTGCGGCACCTCCGGCAGCGGCTGGACGGGGCCGAGGCGCTGAGGAGGACCCGGGCCCGCGAGGAGGCTGAGCTCCAGAGGTCCCGGGCCCAGGCGGACCAGGAGCACCGGCAGCTGCGGCAGGAGCTGCGGGAGCTGGAGAGGCGGAAGCAGCAGAGGGCGCTGCACCTGCAGGAGGAGGCGAAGCTGCTCAGCCAGAGGACGGACGGCGAGCGGCAGAAGGCGGCCCAGCGGGGCCAGGAGCTCTCGCAGCTCGAGGCGGCCATCCTCCGCGAGAAGGACCAGATCCACGAGAAGGAGCGGACGCTGCGCGACCTCCGCGCCAGGGTGAGCAGGGAGGAGCTCAACCAGGAGACCCAGACGCGAGAGACCAACCTCTCCACCAAGATCTCCATCTTGGAGCCCGAGACGGGGAAGGACATGTCCCCGTATGAGGCCTACAAGCAGGGCATCATCGATCGGGGCCAGTACCTCCAGCTCCAGGAGCTCGAGTGTGACTGGGAGGAGGTCACCACCTCGGGCCCCTGCGGCGAGGAGTCCGTGCTCCTGGACCGCAAGAGCGGGAAGCAGTACTCCATCGAGGCGGCGCTGCACTGCCGGCGCATCTCCAAGGAGGAGTACCACCTCTACAAGGACGGCCGCCTGCCCATCTCCGAGTTCGCGCTGCTCGTGGCCGGGGAGACCAAGCCCTGCTCCTCGCTCTCCATTGGCTCCATCATCTCCAAGTCCCCGCTCGCCTCCCCAGCCGCCCAGGGCTCCGGTTTCTTCTCCAGCGGCTCCCTTGGGCTCAGCGATGACAGCTTCCCCATCGCTGGCATCTACGACACGACCACGGACAACAAATGCACCATCAAGACGGCCATGGCCAAGAACATGCTGGACCCCATCACGGGGCAGAAGCTGCTGGAGGCCCAGGCGGCCACAGGGGGCATCGTGGACCTCCTCAGCCGGGAGCGCTACTCCGTGCACAAGGCCATGGAAAGGGGGCTGATCGAGAACACCTCGACGCAGAGGCTGCTCAACGCGCAGAAGGCCTTCACCGGCATCGAGGATCCCGTCACCAGGAAGAGGCTGTCGGTGGGCGAGGCCGTGCAGAAGGGCTGGATGCCGCGGGAGAGCGTGCTCCCACACCTGCAGGTCCAGCACCTGACCGGGGGACTCATCGACCCCAAGAGGACCGGCCGCATCCCTGTCCCTCAGGCCGTGCTCTCCGGAATGATCAGTGAAGAGCTGGCCCAGCTCCTGCAGGATGAGTCCGGCTATGAGAAGGATTTGACAGACCCCATCTCCAGGGAGCGGATGAGCTACAAAGAGGCCATGGGGCGCTGTCGGAGAGACCCCCTGAGCGGCCTGCTGCTGCTCCCAGCCACGCTGGAGGGGTACCACTGCTACCGCTCCGCCTCCCCCGGGGCGCTGCGCTCACTGCGCTGA